The Saccopteryx leptura isolate mSacLep1 chromosome 2, mSacLep1_pri_phased_curated, whole genome shotgun sequence genome has a window encoding:
- the LOC136393296 gene encoding keratin-associated protein 10-12-like yields the protein MAMSTLSVCSNDLSYGSHVCQPAYCDSCTDPSCQVGDCLESCCDPSCCVPSCCQLTCCAPSCCQPAPTQTLRCTPVSCVSSLCYQVACELSPCQSDGTTSYTHLCCEQSSCQPTCCTSSTCQQACCVPVSCKPVCCKPVCCTPVCCITVCGKSVCYKPICCTPPTFCPSSCCRPSGCVSLIWRPVCRPAYCVPISSGCAPSSC from the exons ATGGCCATGTCCACCCTGTCTGTCTGCTCCAACGACCTGAGCTATGGCAGCCACGTCTGCCAGCCCGCTTACTGTGACTCTTGCACTGATCCCTCCTGCCAGGTGGGTGACTGTCTAGAGAGCTGCTGTGACCCctcctgctgtgtccccagctGCTGCCAGCTCACCTGCTGTGCCCCCAGCTGCTGCCAGCC GGCCCCAACCCAGACCCTCAGATGCACTCCAGTGAGCTGTGTGTCTAGCCTTTGCTACCAGGTGGCCTGTGAACTCAGCCCATGCCAATCAGACGGTACCACCTCTTACACACACTTGTGTTGCGAGCAGTCTAGCTGCCAGCCCACTTGCTGCACATCCTCCACCTGCCAGCAGGCCTGCTGTGTGCCTGTCTCCTGTAAGCCAGTCTGCTGCAAGCCGGTCTGTTGCACACCTGTCTGTTGCATAACCGTCTGTGGCAAGTCTGTCTGCTACAAACCCATCTGCTGCACACCC CCCACTTTCTGCCCCTCATCCTGCTGCAGACCCTCCGGCTGCGTGTCCCTCATCTGGCGCCCTGTGTGCAGACCTGCCTACTGTGTGCCCATCTCCTCCGGCTGTGCCCCCTCCTCTTGCTAG
- the LOC136391810 gene encoding keratin-associated protein 10-7-like: MVSTLSIRSSDLSYGNCVCLPSSSDSCTESSLQVDNGPESCCEPSCCVPSCCQPTCCVPSCCQPTCCIPSCCQTTCYTPSCCAPVPTETLMCTPVSCGPSFCQSACTSSCMPFCCTSSICRQACCVPVHCKTVCCKPVCFKPVCCVPSCSGTSLCPVPLCCQPTPCPSSCCRPSSCVSLIRHPVCRPACCVPISSCCAPSSCQPSCSRPASCVSLLCHPVCSRPALCVPASAQTSCC; this comes from the coding sequence ATGGTGTCTACCCTGTCCATCCGCTCCAGCGACCTGAGCTATGGCAACTGCGTCTGTCTGCCCAGTTCCTCTGACTCTTGCACCGAGTCCTCCTTGCAGGTGGACAATGGTCCAGAGAGCTGCTGTGAGCCctcctgctgtgtccccagctGCTGCCAGCCCACCTGCTGTGTCCCCAGCTGCTGCCAGCCTACATGCTGCATCCCAAGCTGTTGCCAGACCACCTGCTACACTCCAAGCTGCTGTGCCCCGGTCCCAACCGAGACTCTCATGTGCACCCCAGTGAGCTGTGGGCCCAGCTTCTGTCAATCAGCCTGCACCAGCTCCTGTATGCCCTTCTGCTGCACCTCTTCCATCTGCCGACAGGCCTGCTGTGTGCCCGTCCACTGCAAGACTGTCTGCTGCAAGCCcgtgtgcttcaagccagtgtgcTGTGTGCCCAGCTGCTCTGGGACCTCCCTCTGCCCAGTCCCCTTGTGCTGCCAGCCCACACCCTGCCCCTCATCCTGCTGCAGACCCTCCTCCTGCGTGTCCCTCATCCGCCACCCTGTGTGCAGGCCTGCCTGCTGTGTGCCCATCTCCTCCTGCTGTGCCCCTTCGTCCTGCCAGCCTAGTTGCTCTCGCCCAGCCTCCTGTGTGTCCCTGCTCTGCCACCCTGTGTGCTCCCGCCCTGCCCTCTGCGTCCCTGCCTCAGCCCAGACTTCCTGCTGCTGA